In the genome of Rhodamnia argentea isolate NSW1041297 chromosome 3, ASM2092103v1, whole genome shotgun sequence, one region contains:
- the LOC115728416 gene encoding pentatricopeptide repeat-containing protein At1g12300, mitochondrial-like, with product MSASLRRVRSTSLHYSVSIPLSQPKSQSIDTGTKTSIHFTISHLHETLAPRTHFRRSLSNSSYCSSSPNGSLGFDFLRQFLPHSSLRANNLNFLNSHERRRLIVGLSRLIKRRQGHTLKAFFGKFCPFFLVKILKNLQSRHTAFAFFKLVFLGDSDEEVRLCCVAAHILAVENIRLLAQDITSWVISRIGSCRSKELVEFMWEKHHLYETDFSVLDMLMRAFLNVGMIEEAVMILSRMREMNLMPSESAMVILLKSLLRVGDFGNLWKLFRDMISRGPFPSDKSVNVVLLGFCRKGHVTIAENLCHVMEKFGFKPDVYSYNILIGAYCTGGRALVAINWVYLMIERGCKPSNVTFNTVIGALCKDGNVARARQFFNSVPEMGLSRNTVMYNSLMDGYVKSGDILQANMLYEEMRSDGISPDCVTFNILVGCNYKYGRAECGDRLFKDMLESNLLSKSSLYDIMVAGMCWTGQIDEAEELLRDILEKGEPVNLAAFNTIIASYGRVGMHDKAHEIYQLMMIFGLSPSSSTSSSLLLGLSKKGRLREARGLLYDMMERGVPVNKTGFTVLLDGYLKVGDITQAQSLWDEMELRGICPDAIAFSAYINGLSKAGFVEEAYEIFQEMLRKELVPNSYIYSALISGFCDCGKLKQAVTLEREMRQKGLLPDVFISNAIIDGYCKHGKLKSAMDAYIDMHLIGLTPDIVTYNTLINGFCKAFDMAGADKFMKEIYASGWNPDITTFNIRIHGFCCSGKMSRAVMTLDELAAAGIAPNIVTYNTMMNGICRDILDRALIVTAKLIKMAFIPNVITVNILLSQFFKQGMPERTLWWGQKLSEIPFCFDEVSYRIIERAYESMQNSAELFRGDSEKRLFLDSLMYITYDYMYRNRQYSEPSHSAIYLYE from the coding sequence ATGTCAGCTAGCCTGCGCCGTGTGCGCAGCACTTCACTGCATTACTCTGTCTCCATCCCTCTGTCTCAACCAAAGTCGCAGTCCATAGACACTGGAACGAAAACGTCCATTCACTTCACAATCTCTCACCTCCACGAAACCCTAGCTCCTCGAACCCATTTCAGGCGCAGCCTGTCGAACTCCTCTTACTGCTCTAGCTCGCCCAACGGCAGTCTTGGCTTCGATTTTTTGCGTCAGTTCTTGCCTCATTCGAGCTTGCGCGCTAATAATTTGAACTTCCTTAATTCACATGAAAGGCGTAGACTCATTGTTGGATTATCCAGATTGATAAAGCGAAGACAAGGACACACCTTGAAGGCCTTTTTCGGTAAATTTTGCCCCTTTTTCCTGGTAAAGATATTGAAGAATTTGCAATCCCGCCATACTGCTTTTGCATTCTTCAAGCTTGTGTTCCTAGGAGATTCCGACGAGGAAGTCCGCTTGTGTTGCGTGGCTGCACATATTTTGGCAGTTGAGAATATTCGTCTCCTCGCGCAAGATATTACTTCGTGGGTGATCAGTAGAATTGGGTCATGTCGGAGTAAGGAATTGGTAGAGTTTATGTGGGAGAAGCACCACCTTTATGAAACTGATTTCTCTGTTCTTGATATGCTTATGCGGGCATTTCTGAATGTGGGGATGATTGAGGAGGCGGTAATGATTCTGAGTAGGATGAGGGAAATGAACCTGATGCCTAGCGAATCTGCAATGGTCATTCTTTTGAAGTCTTTGCTTAGAGTAGGTGATTTCGGTAATCTATGGAAGTTGTTTAGAGACATGATTTCTAGAGGACCTTTTCCTTCAGATAAATCTGTAAATGTAGTGCTTCTTGGGTTTTGTAGGAAAGGGCATGTCACAATAGCTGAAAATTTGTGTCACGTGATGGAAAAATTTGGTTTCAAACCTGATGTTTATTCTTACAACATTCTTATTGGTGCATATTGCACTGGCGGAAGGGCATTAGTAGCAATAAACTGGGTGTATCTTATGATTGAGAGAGGTTGTAAACCTAGCAATGTTACGTTTAATACTGTCATCGGCGCCTTGTGTAAAGATGGCAATGTGGCAAGAGCAAGACAATTTTTCAACAGTGTCCCGGAGATGGGTCTTTCTAGAAATACTGTTATGTATAACTCTCTCATGGATGGGTATGTTAAATCAGGGGACATTCTTCAGGCAAATATGCTTTATGAAGAAATGCGGAGCGATGGTATATCTCCTGATTGTGTCACCTTTAACATTCTGGTTGGTTGTAATTACAAGTACGGAAGGGCAGAGTGTGGTGATAGATTGTTCAAGGATATGCTTGAGTCTAACTTGCTTTCCAAGAGTTCCCTCTATGATATAATGGTTGCAGGTATGTGTTGGACTGGTCAAATAGATGAGGCTGAGGAACTTCTGAGGGATATACTTGAGAAAGGAGAACCTGTAAACTTGGCTGCATTTAATACAATTATTGCTTCTTATGGTAGGGTTGGGATGCATGATAAAGCCCATGAGATTTATCAGTTAATGATGATATTTGGTCTGTCACCTTCTTCATCCACATCCAGctctcttcttttgggtttgTCAAAGAAAGGAAGGTTGCGAGAAGCTAGAGGTCTTTTGTATGATATGATGGAAAGGGGTGTCCCGGTCAACAAAACGGGCTTTACAGTTCTCTTGGATGGATATTTGAAAGTAGGGGACATAACTCAGGCTCAGAGTTTGTGGGATGAGATGGAACTCAGGGGTATATGTCCTGATGCTATTGCATTCTCAGCCTATATCAATGGACTATCAAAAGCAGGTTTTGTGGAGGAGGCATACGAAATTTTTCAGGAAATGTTAAGGAAAGAATTAGTTCCAAACAGTTATATCTATAGCGCTTTGATTAGTGGTTTTTGTGACTGTGGGAAGCTAAAGCAAGCAGTGACgttggagagagaaatgaggCAAAAGGGTCTTCTTCCTGATGTCTTTATTTCCAATGCTATCATTGATGGTTACTGCAAACATGGAAAACTGAAGTCTGCCATGGATGCATATATTGATATGCATCTAATTGGGTTAACCCCTGACATAGTCACATATAACACTTTGATAAATGGGTTTTGCAAAGCATTTGACATGGCTGGGGCTGATAAATTCATGAAGGAGATCTATGCTAGTGGGTGGAATCCAGATATTACAACGTTTAATATAAGAATCCACGGTTTTTGCTGTAGCGGGAAAATGAGTAGAGCTGTGATGACACTTGATGAGCTTGCTGCAGCAGGTATTGCTCCAAATATAGTCACATATAACACAATGATGAATGGCATCTGCAGGGACATACTAGATCGTGCATTGATTGTTACTGCTAAACTGATTAAGATGGCTTTCATTCCAAATGTGATTACGGTAAATATATTGCTGTCACAATTTTTTAAGCAGGGAATGCCCGAGAGAACCTTGTGGTGGGGGCAGAAATTGAGTGAAATTCCATTCTGCTTCGATGAGGTTTCATATAGAATTATTGAGAGAGCCTATGAAAGCATGCAGAACAGTGCTGAGCTGTTCCGTGGTGACTCTGAAAAGAGACTCTTTTTGGATTCCTTGATGTACATTACTTACGACTATATGTATAGAAATAGACAATATAGTGAACCGAGTCATAGTGCAATATACCTTTATGAATAA